The Anabrus simplex isolate iqAnaSimp1 chromosome 1, ASM4041472v1, whole genome shotgun sequence genome window below encodes:
- the LOC136879383 gene encoding probable cytochrome P450 6a14 has protein sequence MGLVFESFLYDLLALTGALFGFLTWYFNSNFDYWKKRGVHYLKPEPFFGNLREALTVRKSMAESLRDLYNRFEGHRFGGAFRLRYPFLIVRDPELIKQILVKDFQYFQGRGAQVNPEHDPFTQNLVLLSGPIWHALRTKLTPTFTSGKMKMMFQLMEQCSVLLNKYMAEQSTRSNIMEMRDVVAKFTTDVIGTCAFGLQFNSMSDENAEFRRMGKKIFDLSAIGALKRMLVLFVPQLSSILRVKIVEKDVTEFFLKAVKETVEYREKNNIQRNDFMQLLIQLKNQGTIEDRHHDTSKQRNGDASDYTMDGKLEMTDSLLAAQAFVFFFAGFETSSTAISFALYELAVNPDIQARLREEVDNTLEECDGKITYEAIQNMEYLDRVLSETLRKYPPIPNLARQSFKSYNIPGTSVILEKGTSVMIPTFAIHRDPKYYPDPERFDPDRFTTENKAKRPNFSYLPFGEGPRNCIGMRFGLLQSKIGLFTLLSNFEFSVCESTDIPLKLNPKSPLLASTSGINLRVVKRT, from the exons ATGGGACTTGTTTTCGAGAGTTTTCTTTACGACCTGCTCGCTCTAACAGGAGCGCTGTTTGGATTCTTGACGTGGTACTTCAATTCCAACTTCGACTACTGGAAAAAACGAGGTGTTCATTATTTGAAACCAGAACCATTCTTTGGGAACTTGCGCGAAGCTCTTACAGTCCGTAAAAGCATGGCTGAATCACTCCGGGATCTTTACAACCGGTTTGAGGGTCACAGATTTGGCGGCGCTTTCCGCTTACGATATCCGTTTCTTATTGTAAGAGACCCGGAACTTATAAAGCAAATATTGGTGAAGGACTTTCAGTACTTTCAAGGTCGAGGAGCACAAGTAAATCCTGAGCATGATCCTTTCACTCAAAATTTGGTCCTTCTTTCAGGACCCATCTGGCACGCTTTAAGAACAAAACTTACGCCGACTTTTACTTCAGGAAAGATGAAGATGATGTTCCAGTTGATGGAACAGTGTTCTGTGCTACTGAATAAATATATGGCAGAACAGAGCACTAGAAGTAATATTATGGAAATGAGAGACGTCGTTGCTAAATTTACTACTGATGTTATTGGTACCTGTGCTTTCGGACTCCAGTTTAACTCGATGTCCGATGAAAATGCAGAATTCCGTCGAATGGGAAAGAAGATATTTGATTTGAGTGCCATAGGGGCGTTAAAACGCATGCTTGTCCTTTTTGTACCTCAGTTATCTTCCATTCTCAGAGTAAAAATAGTTGAGAAGGATGTGACCGAGTTCTTCCTTAAGGCTGTAAAAGAAACTGTGGAATATCGTGAGAAAAATAACATCCAGCGCAACGACTTTATGCAGCTATTGATCCAACTGAAGAACCAGGGGACTATAGAGGATCGGCACCACGATACCTCGAAACAAAGAAATGGAGATGCCAGTGACTACACTATGGATGGTAAATTAG AAATGACAGACTCTCTCTTGGCCGCTCAAGCATTCGTCTTCTTCTTTGCTGGCTTCGAAACGTCCTCAACAGCTATAAGCTTCGCTCTGTATGAATTGGCGGTGAACCCGGACATCCAGGCTCGCTTGAGAGAGGAAGTGGACAATACTTTGGAGGAGTGTGATGGAAAGATCACGTACGAGGCCATCCAGAACATGGAGTACTTGGACAGAGTGTTGTCAG AAACACTGAGAAAATACCCACCGATTCCAAACCTGGCGAGACAGTCCTTCAAGTCATACAACATACCAGGTACCAGTGTCATCTTAGAGAAGGGCACTTCGGTAATGATTCCTACATTTGCAATACATCGCGATCCAAAATACTACCCAGATCCTGAAAGATTCGACCCGGATCGTTTCACGACTGAAAATAAGGCCAAACGTCCTAACTTTTCCTATCTACCGTTTGGAGAAGGACCTCGTAATTGCATCG GTATGAGGTTTGGCTTGCTCCAGTCCAAGATCGGACTCTTCACTCTGCTGTCCAACTTCGAATTTTCAGTCTGTGAAAGCACGgatattccactgaaactcaatcCTAAATCTCCTCTTCTCGCCAGTACTAGTGGAATAAATCTGAGGGTTGTTAAAAGGACATAG